The Cryptomeria japonica chromosome 6, Sugi_1.0, whole genome shotgun sequence genomic interval AAGCTCGCTACCCTTTCATCATTTTGTATATGTACTAATAATTTTGATACATCTTGGAGAGGTTCATTTGAGCTAAGATTGCAAAGTTATTACTTTGACAAGGTGATGTGCtagttctttaaaaaaaaattggaacacTATCCCAAATTTTGAATATAAATGGTCTCCCATATATACTTTTCCTCACATTTTGCTATCCCCCAACATTCCTTATCATGTCCGCTATGACACTCAATGTTACTATTTGTTAAAATAACCATGTtttacacacaaaaaaaaatgttatagctaaaaaattataaattcttttttctttaaaaatgtTTCTAAATTAATTTAGAACTTTCTTTAGTAACCATTTTTTTGGAATATAATGATCTTTGGGTACATGCAATATAGAGTTGTTAAAAAGATCGAAGAGTCACATAAAGATGTGAACCCCAAAATGGTAAAGACAATAATTTTTAAAGAAATCAACTCGTGGATGAATTGTTGATTCATTTGGATAAGAGCACCTCAATCAAATGTGTATTTTTCTTGCTAAATATTTTTATGGAAGAGCACCTCCACACACAATGTCAAACTTACTCTCTACTATTCAAAACTATCAAATACATTGTATAGTACTATTTAGGTGCATACTTACAAATAAAAAGTTGCATTCTTTTAATGACAACTCATTAATTAGGGGCTCTTAGCCATGATTTAATATTTTTGAGTATTAGTCTTCTAAATTGTATTCTTATAAAGAGAGATTTGTTACaaattttcaataaatttaaaatgaaaaaaattatctctaaaactttattaaattttgaCAAACACCTTATTTCAAAAAATAATGACAGCGCATTCAAATGAACTAAAATATTTACTTTAATTTTTATaacttaaattatttatttttctttcttataacattctttttAAATGACTTTTccacatattattatttttttttgataggtatttccacatattattattaaaaatattaactgAAATATTTAATATATTGCAAACTCTCAGATTTTTTAATTGaaacaaattaatttaaaattaaaataattctaGAATTAAAAAATCCTCATATAATTCTCTCAACCCTAATGTAATAACATTCCGAGTTTGATAGACATTTTTACATAGATACCGTCATTAACGTTTTTTCATCATTTGTACAATTTTCCCATCTGCAAAAGGAGCTGGAGACTAGAGAGAAGCTCAAGAACGAACTGGTAGGGGGTGCAAATTAGATATCGAAACCACTCAATAGGCTGTGTATAAAATTCTGTGTTAGCGTAATATCGGTTCTCGAGTATTTATAATTTTCTTAATTACagaagaggaaggaaaaatggagCAAAAAGAGCAGGAACAGCCAGGTAGAGACAGAGATGAATTAGTCCTATATGTAAGAAAATCAGTTTATGGCCTGCCCACTGCATGTCCAATCTGCCTTCCTGCTTACATCTATCTCAGACTTGCCAACATCTCCTTCACTACTTATTATGATGTCAATAGTCCGGACTCGGGCAAGTATTTCCTACTCCATTCATCTTATCAATTTTCTTTAGTGCACATTTGAAATATCATTAAATGTGTCCTGCAATGGTAGGGATTACGCTTTATTATTTTGGGTGCTTGCTGCTTTGATAATAAGAATTTTGCCTCAATGGGTTTGTATCTAGTGCACTCCCAGAAATAATTTCAGTGGCGTTAAGAGGAATCTACAGAATAAAATAAAATGTCAattttttcttgtcttcttgaaGACTTAAACCCTTCTGTTCAATTTGCCGAGGAAAATAATTAGAAGAGCTTTAAACGATGGTTGTATTTAAACTAATTTAGAATGTTCCTTCGAATTGAAATGTCCGATACTTTTATCTATTTTTTCCTTTTTCACTCTTTTGCTGTTAGCAAATGTGGCAGTCATCAGAAAGTGTTCGTAATGTTGAAGCAAATAAGCTTTGATTGCATGACAACCCTAAGCTATATAGTTAGTCACCTAGACATAGCGGCTTTACATTCAGACGTGCTAACTAGGTCAATCTGTCGTTCTTAGCATGCTATAAAACTATGCTATCAGACATTTAATCGGGGAATAAAATGGAAACGAGTTTCCAAATATTTAGAGGATATGCATAGTATATGTAGGAATCATTAAATTTTACAATCGTGCAACTTTCTAGAAGTATAGAAATATATCATGTCCTGTTTTATCCCAGAGAGctaatacacaacatgaacaaaCATTGCTTGCACAAAACAACCAGCCTAACTCCCTTATACATTGCGTTTCTTCAGACAGCATTATTTGGTTGGAATATAAATAAATAGGACAGGAAACATCCCAACCATAGATTGATTGAACATAATCATACTGCTACGGAGAGCACAAGATGACAAATCAAAAGGCAAAATAATTATGGACATATTTTGAAATTGTTAATCATAATATGCTTTAGTTTTGTGTTTTTTGCTTATTTGGTCAGATATTTGCCATCAGCTAGAAATGGCTTATGAAATGCCTGTTTCCTAAGAAATAGGTTTACTAATTGCGACATACTCTAGAGGTTCAGATTCAGGTACCATCGTTGAAAGGCAATGCCATTAATCAACTTATGCTTGCTTTTATGGTCTTAGCAATTGTTAGTACATACTCTTATGTACCTAGGGTATTATTGTTATCTCATATACTTGTGGTAATAGGGCCTCTTTGTGTGTGTAAGTGTCATCTCTTAAATTGAGTTTGGAACCAGTCATTGTCAAGCAAAATCAGTAAAATTCTAGATCAAGCTCAGTTGGCATTGGTTGTGGGATGCACACACACACACGTCTATAGATGATTTGGATGTAAATATGTTCCTCACGTCCTGAAGTTAAGTTGTTCCTATTTCTGGTTACAGAGGATCTACCACTGGTCGAAGTTGGCAGTTATGCAGGATTCAACAGTGAAGCTGGTGGAATTTTTGAATTTCTTAAAAAAGAGAACATTGTTGATTTGGATTCTGAAATTCCTAGCTACAGTTTTCCAGATTTGATGGCATCCAAGGTATTGATCAGTTCGTGGCTTGCTGATGCAACTTTATATGAGCTCTGGGTTAATTATAACGAGAATGTTGCAAACGAGATTTATTTTTCTGATCTCCCCTGGCCAATTGGTAAGATTATCTATTGGAAACAAAAGAGAGCTGCAATGCAGCGTCTTGGGATAAATTCCAGCAATTGTCAAGAAAAAGAAGCAGAGGTATCAATTGCTTGTCACTTGAACATTTCTTATGACATGTTTGGACATCATAATAAGTATGTTGGGCTTTATTGCAGACTAAAGATTTTTTTACCTAGACAGTGTTCCTGATCatttcttttctttccctttcttttttattatttttgttggtCATTGAATGTTCATTGGTTGTGAAAGTGTGCTACTATGAGGCCACCTCTCAATTAGTGATTGTTATTCATGTTTTGTAGTTCAAACCTTTGCTTTCAATTGCTATGCTTCAACTTATCAGTTGACTACTTCAACAGCTATACAGGAATGCAGGTGCAGCATATGAGTCACTTTCAACAAAGTTGGGCGATCAAAAGTTCTTCTTAGAAAATAAGTGAGCACAAagattttcattaatttttttctttgagggAACATGTATCCAATAAATGTTCTCAAGTTTGGATGGAATAGTAATACTAATAGGATCACTTTTAAATGATCTATCTCTCTACATCATGAGTTTTCTAAACCTGAATGCTATTTACTTTGCAGGCCTACAAGTGTTGATGCATATTTTCTGGGGCATGCTTTGTTTGTTCTTCAGACTCTGAATGtaagttttttaaattttcaattaaaattatGAGCATTTTTTATCAAGGTTGAACATGTTTTTAGATGATCGTAAAATGCTTATTTAAGAGGCCCATTATTTATATTCACTCTTAATTCTTAAATCAGGTCTTGAGATCACTTTATTTTTCAAACACTGATAACTGATATACTTGAAACCTGTAGTATCCCTTTTGCATGTTAACATGCTTAACATGTTTCTTTCCACATTAATATTAAGACCCTTCAATTAGGGTGTGCAAAAAAACAAACATATGTACTCGACGGGGGATAATTGACATACATAATTTACCTGCCATGAACATCACAATTATGAAAACTAAAATTTGCATGTATTTCAAGTAATCTCTGAAACACCAAATTTGTATTGAATCGTTGGTTAGAAATGATTACATGACCGAGTGATTTACAGCCTCATTTTCCCTACAATGATTTCACAACTATTTGCTTCAATCATATACTTCTAAAGGCATGGCATACAATCCATATTTATCTCATCTCACACCTTCAAGAAAAGCTTTGAACATTTGGGCTTCTTGAAGTAGGGTCCTAGTTACCTTTGTACGTAATGCTTTGTAATGTAGGAGCATCCAAAGGCCAAAGATCAATTTGTTTTTGTGTTTGTTGGGCTCTCTTGCGTGTTGCTGTCATTTGGAGTTGTAATTTCTCCTATTtttttgatgagataataataatagtaaatgaaaatataaaaaaataatatataaagtatactataataataaaatataaaattaaagtttAGTTTAATGAAAAGTCAAGGGGAATGTGAAGAATCACGACCTttgaaggaaaaataaataaaagagacaCCAAACAAAGAGAAGTAAGCACCATATGAAGAATTCATTTATATTTGATTATTGCTCCTTGTGGAGCAAGAACTATGGTTCAACCAACCTAAGGATGAAACCCTTATAGGCCTTGAATTGGAGGACAAAAGCCAGCAATTCCTAAGGGTGACCTTACACGAAATCACCATTGTGCAAATCTGAGTTTGAATTAAAATACCTTTACAATCAGCAGTAGATTATGAGCCTCTAATGTCAAATATCAGGCAGTATTGAAGGCAGAAAGAGTGCTTCATTGAGAAATAAATTGCTGAAGAAGAAGAGGGACTGATTGATCAGCTGCTGGAAATAGACAACTTGATTATTCAAACCATTTTCTGAATATTGATAGAACTCATTATTAGCAGTAATTTCTGAATCATATggatttaatatttattctaattGTGTAAACTCCTATAATTGACAGttagattttattatttaaaagaaaataaagaaattttaAGAAGGGATATTACCGGAGTCAACAACAGTTCCATTTTTTTACCTGCAATTTTCAAACAAGTACATTTAGGTTAGTCTGTAGAAATTGAGCTGTATGTTACCTTTATTGTAACCAGTCATCATTGTGGTTATAACATAGCATCTCATCAGTGCTGTGAACATTTCCACACATCAAATTTTGTTTATAGTTTCTTATAAGGTGTGGATTTTTCCACATTTTTAAAGGAGATCTAAATAGCTGTGTGCCAAAGGATTTGAACTTTACACCAAAGTATGAGATCCCCTATTTAATTATTGGTCTTGAGGAGGTTCATGTAGGAGTCTCTTAGCATATAGAGACCCACATCTCATTGTACATTCAAAAGTTGCCACTTACCTCCATTAAGGAGGTGCATCCAATTCTGAGATGGAAACTAGGCTGAAATCAGTTAATAAAGGATCGATGAGCCTTATCACACGTACCTAGGTGCTGAAACTATGTTTTTTGGTTAGCGTTGCCTTACTACACCATCATCTTTCTAAAAGGTGGCAAAACTATAGAAGGGGGGAgtctattgtaatgtcccctacttgatatAGGATTGTTTAACAATAATTATCTAACTCAATACGCTTGAAACTCAAAACAATTTGCTTAATTAGGAGACAAACTCTATCTAATCTTAGCCACAGTGAATCGgaataaaaaattatcatattaCTCAATTAATTATTCTAACATTCAATTCATAATTCTGTGAACCCAAGATAGGACTTGGTTCTTACCTTAAATTGGAAGAGTAAATGACAGGAAACCTGCAACCACAATGAATCGATACACACCTACAAGCATATTCATTTCTGATAGTATAACCTATTCTATTTGTAACATAGCAAGAGATATAGTATAAGAGCCCTGAAGGGACAGCTTGAGTCTGTTGTCTACCTAGACCAAGGGATGGTTGCTTCTAACCCACTTGCTAGACTTGGCAGCCCTCTTTGTTATCCTTCTAGGCTTTATACCTTTAAACACTTTAAACACTCTCCATCATGGTGAGACTGGCATGGAGAGCATAACTGGTTCCTTGACTTCATGGGTCCCTACGACCACATGAAAGCCCCTCGTCACCACTGGATATGAAAGATGCCAACTAGGGATTGGCACAAATCTGATTGGTTTGTCTCAACTGAATCTTTGACCAGCGATATAATTTTTTGGTTTTGATGAGGTTTTTTGGTTTTTATGTGCTTTTGAGGGTATTTGAATGATGCATAATGGAAGtaaatgcaaaaatgaaattaAACTAGTACTGAGAATTAAAATCAGACTTTTGATTTTTACAACAGCAATGTAATAATTCAAGAATAACTTTTTATTTCCACTTAATGAGCAAATTTGCATACTAGGTGTCCTGAGCCTGCCTGGTTGAGCCTCCTTATTTGACTGAAATTCAATATATGATGAAATAGGAGCTTCCTGAATGAAATGGCAGCTCCAATTGACTTTATTGACCCTACAATGAATTACCAAAAACAATTGATGAAGAATTATGCAGACCAAGGTGGAATTCTAACTCCTTGCCAGGCGTGGCCCTCCAGGAAGGAAGAATTTCCTTGTATTATTGAATATGCTGATCACATATGACCTTATTTGAATAACTTCTTATTTGTTGATCCTAATTGCCAACAATGAATTTTAGTACAATTGGTTGGGTTTGATGAATAATTATGCAGACCAAAGTGGAATTCTAATTCCTTGCCAGGCGTGGTCCTCTAGGAATGAAAAATTTCCCTGTATTATTGAATATGCTGATCACATAtgaccttatttctccaaaattacTTCTTATTTGTTGATCCTAATTGCCAACAATGAATTTTAGTACAATTAGTTGAGTTAAAACCCTTGTAATTATTTTCTACAAACTCCAGGCAAGAATTCAATGTATGGCTCAGCTGGGAATGGCAAGAATTCGATGTATGGCTCAGCTGGGAATGGTACGATCTGT includes:
- the LOC131040525 gene encoding mitochondrial outer membrane import complex protein METAXIN, with the protein product MEQKEQEQPGRDRDELVLYVRKSVYGLPTACPICLPAYIYLRLANISFTTYYDVNSPDSEDLPLVEVGSYAGFNSEAGGIFEFLKKENIVDLDSEIPSYSFPDLMASKVLISSWLADATLYELWVNYNENVANEIYFSDLPWPIGKIIYWKQKRAAMQRLGINSSNCQEKEAELYRNAGAAYESLSTKLGDQKFFLENKPTSVDAYFLGHALFVLQTLNDSSKLRQELMKHGNLIRYTENLKTEFLEASSSSAPPRSSPHFASSSRTSRSRTSSGGAKYRGSKEKQTQPKTEEEKTFKKRGKYFLITQFVAIVVFLSLMGGIETGGDEAEMEEDGFFSDD